Proteins from one Triticum aestivum cultivar Chinese Spring chromosome 7A, IWGSC CS RefSeq v2.1, whole genome shotgun sequence genomic window:
- the LOC123149361 gene encoding probable homogentisate phytyltransferase 1, chloroplastic, with the protein MDSLRLRPSSLRSAPGAAAARRRDHILPSFCSIQRNGERRVSLSIQASKGPTVDHCKKFLDWKYSNHRISHQSINTSANAGQSLQPETEAHDPASIWKPISSSLDAFYRFSRPHTIIGTALSIVSVSLLAVESLSDISPLFLTGLLEAVVAALFMNIYIVGLNQLFDIEIDKVNKPTLPLASGEYSPAMGVAIVSVFAAMSFGLGWVVGSPPLFWALFISFVLGTAYSVNLPYFRWKRFAVVAALCILAVRAVIVQLAFFLHIQTFVFRRSAVFSKPLIFATAFMTFFSVVIALFKDIPDIEGDRIFGIQSFSVRLGQSKVFWTCVGLLEVAYGVAILMGVTSSSLWSKSLTVMGHAILASILWSSARSIDLTSKAAITSFYMLIWRLFYAEYLLIPLVR; encoded by the exons ATCATATTCTACCATCATTCTGTTCCATCCAACGAAATGGTGAACGGCGAGTTTCTTTGTCCATCCAAGCGTCCAAAGGCCCTACTGTTGATCATTGTAAAAAATTCTTGgattggaaatattccaaccataGGATATCACATCAATCGATAAATACTTCTGCAAATGCTGGCCAATCACTACAACCTGAAACTGAAGCACACGATCCTGCAAGCATCTGGAAGCCAATATCATCTTCTCTGGACGCGTTCTACAGGTTTTCTCGGCCGCATACCATAATAGGAACA GCACTAAGCATAGTCTCAGTTTCCCTACTAGCGGTCGAGAGCTTATCTGACATTTCTCCCTTGTTCCTCACTGGTTTGCTGGAG GCAGTGGTGGCCGCTCTTTTTATGAACATCTATATTGTTGGATTGAATCAGTTGTTCGACATTGAAATAGACAAG GTTAACAAGCCAACTCTTCCACTAGCATCTGGGGAATACTCTCCTGCAATGGGGGTTGCAATAGTGTCAGTATTTGCTGCTATG AGCTTTGGCCTTGGATGGGTTGTTGGATCACCACCTCTGTTTTGGGCTCTTTTTATCAGCTTTGTTCTTGGAACTGCTTATTCAGTCAAT CTGCCGTACTTTCGATGGAAGAGATTTGCTGTTGTTGCAGCACTCTGCATATTAGCAGTGCGTGCGGTGATTGTTCAACTGGCATTTTTTCTCCACATTCAG ACATTTGTTTTCAGAAGGTCGGCAGTCTTCTCAAAGCCATTGATATTTGCAACTGCTTTCATGACATTCTTCTCAGTTGTAATAGCATTATTCAAG GATATACCCGATATTGAAGGGGACCGCATCTTTGGAATTCAATCTTTTAGTGTTAGATTAGGTCAAAGCAAG GTTTTCTGGACTTGTGTTGGTCTACTTGAGGTTGCCTACGGTGTTGCGATACTGATGGGGGTAACTTCTTCCAGTTTGTGGAGCAAATCTCTAACT GTCATGGGCCATGCAATCCTCGCCAGCATCTTGTGGAGCAGCGCACGGTCCATCGATTTGACAAGCAAAGCTGCGATAACATCCTTCTACATGCTCATCTGGAGG CTATTCTACGCGGAGTACCTGCTCATCCCTCTGGTGAGATGA